The following is a genomic window from Mycolicibacterium sp. TY81.
GAGGCACTGCTGGCCGAGCACGCCGATCTCGAGCGACAGCTGGGGGACCCGAACCTGCACGCCGACGCCGGCGCGGCCCGCAAGGTCGGGCGCCGCTTCGCGCAGGTGTCGCCGATCGTCGTGACCTACCGCAAGCTCGAGGCCGCCCAGGGCGACCTCGAAGCCGCGCGTGAGCTCGCTGCCGAAGACGCCGCATTCGCCGCGGAGGTCCCGGAGCTCGAAGCCCGCGTCGCCGAACTCGACGCCAAACTGACCGACCTGCTGGCGCCCCGCGATCCGCACGACGCCGACGACGTCGTCCTTGAGGTGAAGTCCGGGGAAGGCGGCGAAGAGTCGGCGCTGTTCGCCGCCGACCTGGCGCGCATGTACATCCGGTACGCCGAGCGGCACGGCTGGACCGTCACGGTGCTCGACGAGACGTGGTCGGACCTCGGCGGCTACAAGGACGCCACCATCACCATCGCCAGCAAGGGCGATTCCGCCGACGGCGTGTGGTCGCGCATGAAGTTCGAGGGCGGCGTGCACCGCGTGCAGCGCGTGCCCGTCACCGAATCCCAGGGCCGCGTGCACACCTCGGCCGCCGGCGTCCTCGTCTACCCGGAGCCCGAAGACGTCGAGCAGGTCCAGATCGACGAATCCGACCTGCGCATCGACGTCTACCGGTCGTCGGGCAAGGGCGGTCAGGGCGTCAACACCACCGACTCCGCGGTCCGCATCACGCACCTGCCCACCGGCATCGTCGTCACCTGCCAGAACGAGCGTTCGCAGC
Proteins encoded in this region:
- the prfA gene encoding peptide chain release factor 1, encoding MAETDTAPRIEALLAEHADLERQLGDPNLHADAGAARKVGRRFAQVSPIVVTYRKLEAAQGDLEAARELAAEDAAFAAEVPELEARVAELDAKLTDLLAPRDPHDADDVVLEVKSGEGGEESALFAADLARMYIRYAERHGWTVTVLDETWSDLGGYKDATITIASKGDSADGVWSRMKFEGGVHRVQRVPVTESQGRVHTSAAGVLVYPEPEDVEQVQIDESDLRIDVYRSSGKGGQGVNTTDSAVRITHLPTGIVVTCQNERSQLQNKARAMVVLAARLQALAEEQASADASADRASQIRTVDRSERIRTYNFPENRIADHRINFKAHNLDQVLDGDMDALLDALAAADKQARLAQE